In Hallerella succinigenes, the following are encoded in one genomic region:
- a CDS encoding CapA family protein: MRILPWLSLFTLVACSGTSKENLLPVHDSATEKTSAVDTLAVDFAAVDSTALDTAAALDSVKPVKEDSPVFEVSFFAIGDVLFHTPLFKACKEDSSKCNYDYVFAPWKKDIQAADIAIVNQETVFVPRSEGYASYPSFGSPEEIGLAEIEAGFDIVTHATNHTMDRRASAVDYTIDFWTGKSANVLGIHKTQAGQDSVFTLDKKGIRFSFVNFTYGLNGQKLPADRPYLVDLLDSNGDWVEMVRKAEAEAEVTVAFMHFGTEYVELPTAEARAYAEQAIDAGADILVCTHPHVIEPYGIYTTKAGNRALVYWSLGNFVSNQQDISTNLGGVAKFAVRKVVKGDSSRLEVSSATFEGSVTQQEVGNYHAIPLVAYSDSLAEHHLLKAKKPELSLKAFEELFHKNLENAPKCNTEDPANVLPLEIVNLSAKGFRKTAAP; this comes from the coding sequence ATGCGAATACTTCCTTGGCTCTCGCTGTTTACTCTTGTCGCTTGCAGTGGAACGTCTAAAGAGAATCTCTTACCGGTACATGATTCGGCAACTGAGAAAACTTCCGCCGTGGATACATTAGCCGTAGACTTTGCAGCAGTGGATTCGACTGCACTCGATACGGCTGCGGCTCTGGATTCCGTAAAGCCGGTGAAGGAAGATTCACCCGTTTTCGAAGTTTCGTTTTTCGCTATCGGAGATGTTCTCTTTCACACGCCGCTATTTAAAGCGTGCAAGGAAGATTCTTCTAAGTGCAATTACGATTATGTCTTTGCTCCGTGGAAAAAGGATATCCAGGCTGCAGACATTGCGATTGTGAACCAGGAAACAGTCTTTGTTCCGCGTTCGGAAGGCTACGCATCTTACCCGAGCTTTGGTTCTCCGGAAGAAATCGGCCTTGCGGAAATCGAAGCGGGCTTTGACATTGTGACCCATGCGACAAATCACACGATGGACCGTCGCGCTTCCGCAGTCGATTACACGATCGATTTTTGGACGGGTAAATCGGCAAATGTTTTGGGAATTCATAAGACCCAGGCTGGGCAGGATTCTGTTTTCACTCTCGACAAGAAAGGTATTCGTTTTTCGTTTGTGAATTTTACTTACGGCCTGAACGGACAAAAACTTCCGGCGGATAGACCGTATCTGGTGGACCTTCTGGATTCGAACGGGGATTGGGTAGAAATGGTTCGGAAAGCGGAAGCCGAAGCCGAAGTCACCGTTGCCTTTATGCACTTTGGAACGGAATACGTGGAACTGCCGACTGCAGAAGCAAGGGCTTATGCGGAACAGGCGATCGATGCCGGTGCCGATATCCTTGTTTGTACGCATCCGCATGTGATTGAGCCTTATGGCATCTATACGACGAAAGCAGGGAACCGCGCTCTCGTGTACTGGTCGCTTGGCAACTTTGTTTCGAACCAACAGGATATTTCGACAAATCTGGGTGGGGTAGCGAAGTTCGCCGTGCGCAAGGTCGTGAAGGGCGATTCATCCCGTTTGGAAGTTTCTTCTGCGACCTTTGAAGGATCCGTCACTCAGCAAGAAGTGGGGAACTATCACGCGATTCCTCTTGTCGCTTATTCGGATTCTTTGGCAGAACATCACTTGTTAAAGGCGAAAAAGCCTGAGCTTTCCCTGAAAGCGTTTGAAGAACTTTTCCACAAAAATTTAGAGAACGCTCCGAAGTGCAATACAGAAGATCCTGCAAATGTTTTACCTCTCGAAATTGTGAATTTATCTGCAAAAGGATTCCGCAAAACGGCTGCCCCGTAA
- a CDS encoding CobW family GTP-binding protein, whose protein sequence is MKSVPITLLAGYLGAGKTTLLNHVLNNQQGYHVAVIVNDIGEVNIDQTLIEKGGKIEQKDSVVPLSNGCICCTLKTDLLEQLAQILEQGKFDYILIEASGICEPLPIAQTITLMGSKLKGLDGQNLPCHLDGIISVVDVLRLATEFGGGDKLLEEDREEEDLASLLVQQIEFCNTIVLNKVDTISAEELKHVKAVVRALQPEAKMIETNFGKVDIQDILDTKLFNFEKVSSSASWIQQLNNPEEEEEEGEALEYGIGTFVYKARRPFSRAKLEAFLDNYPNSIIRAKGIMWFDDDRSYSYIFEQAGKDASARCLGRWIASLKPSEQEVALKEEPDVKKMWDEKYGDREIRLVFIGQKMDRKEICDKLDNCLGE, encoded by the coding sequence ATGAAATCCGTACCTATTACACTCCTCGCCGGTTACCTCGGAGCCGGCAAGACGACGCTTCTCAATCACGTTTTGAATAACCAGCAGGGTTATCATGTGGCGGTGATTGTGAACGATATCGGCGAAGTGAATATTGATCAGACCCTGATTGAAAAGGGCGGCAAAATTGAACAGAAGGATTCCGTTGTTCCGCTTTCGAACGGTTGCATTTGCTGCACGCTCAAAACGGACCTTTTGGAACAGCTCGCCCAGATTCTCGAACAGGGCAAGTTTGACTACATCTTGATAGAAGCAAGCGGCATTTGCGAACCGCTTCCGATTGCGCAGACGATTACGCTCATGGGCTCGAAGCTTAAGGGACTCGATGGTCAGAATCTTCCGTGCCATTTGGATGGCATCATCTCTGTGGTGGACGTTCTTCGTCTCGCAACAGAATTCGGCGGGGGAGATAAGCTGCTTGAAGAAGATAGGGAAGAAGAAGATCTGGCAAGCCTTCTCGTTCAGCAGATAGAATTCTGTAACACGATTGTTTTGAACAAAGTCGACACGATCTCCGCAGAAGAACTGAAGCATGTGAAGGCTGTTGTCCGCGCACTCCAGCCGGAAGCCAAGATGATCGAAACGAACTTCGGCAAGGTCGATATCCAGGACATTCTTGATACGAAGCTTTTCAACTTCGAAAAGGTTTCTTCTTCTGCATCCTGGATTCAGCAACTCAACAATCCTGAAGAAGAGGAAGAAGAAGGGGAAGCTCTCGAATACGGTATCGGCACGTTCGTTTACAAGGCTCGTCGCCCGTTCTCCCGTGCAAAGCTCGAAGCGTTCCTCGACAATTATCCGAACAGCATTATCCGAGCCAAGGGCATTATGTGGTTCGACGATGACCGCTCTTACTCATATATCTTCGAACAGGCCGGCAAGGACGCTAGCGCCCGCTGTCTTGGCCGTTGGATCGCTTCCTTAAAGCCGAGCGAACAGGAAGTCGCTCTGAAGGAAGAACCGGACGTGAAGAAAATGTGGGATGAAAAGTACGGCGACCGTGAAATTCGTCTCGTCTTCATCGGTCAGAAGATGGACCGCAAGGAAATCTGCGACAAGCTCGACAATTGCCTTGGCGAATAA
- a CDS encoding glycosyltransferase family 2 protein yields the protein MEKMESNLRICVLMATFNGASYLREQLDSILAQIGPQISIYISDDGSTDSTPEILEDFARQFPAKIFLLPPNTRGRGACSNFFYLMQNVDSDLYLLADQDDLWMPDHVQSLYERYRNLSNAKQALPTLLFSDMKIITSDGRFLAHSFLNAEKLPNDAAPAHFYFMQNNVSGCVTLFNQALKNYVLKNPDLLWQNLSKIPMHDAFLATTAAIFGNIYFVRKALSLYRHHDKNTVGVQDITSRKHIFERLKNQSDDIKRSMQYAEFFAKYFEQELKAGELKILQEFAHLESKSKIQRILFMLRHQFLKAGSLRRCVQLWNA from the coding sequence ATGGAAAAAATGGAATCCAACCTTCGAATTTGTGTTTTAATGGCGACCTTCAACGGAGCTTCGTATTTGCGAGAACAGCTCGATTCCATTTTAGCGCAGATTGGACCCCAAATATCCATCTACATTTCCGATGACGGATCCACCGATTCAACGCCAGAAATTCTTGAAGATTTTGCCCGCCAGTTCCCGGCAAAAATATTCTTGTTGCCGCCCAACACGCGTGGAAGGGGAGCCTGTTCGAATTTTTTCTATCTGATGCAAAACGTCGATTCCGATTTGTATCTTTTGGCAGATCAGGACGATCTTTGGATGCCGGATCACGTACAAAGTCTTTATGAAAGGTATCGCAATCTGAGCAACGCGAAACAGGCCTTGCCAACATTACTGTTTTCGGACATGAAGATTATCACTTCGGACGGTCGGTTTTTGGCACATTCCTTTTTGAATGCCGAAAAATTGCCGAACGATGCAGCTCCTGCGCACTTTTATTTTATGCAGAACAATGTTTCGGGCTGCGTCACGCTTTTCAATCAGGCGTTAAAAAATTACGTTCTCAAGAATCCGGATCTTTTGTGGCAAAACCTTTCGAAGATTCCCATGCACGACGCCTTCCTTGCGACGACAGCGGCTATATTCGGCAATATTTACTTTGTGCGTAAAGCCCTTTCTCTGTACCGTCATCATGACAAGAATACGGTCGGCGTCCAAGACATCACCAGTCGCAAGCATATCTTCGAACGTTTAAAAAATCAGTCTGACGACATAAAGCGTTCTATGCAATACGCTGAATTCTTTGCCAAATATTTTGAGCAAGAACTGAAAGCGGGGGAATTAAAAATCTTGCAAGAATTCGCCCATTTAGAAAGCAAATCCAAGATACAGCGCATTCTCTTTATGCTACGTCACCAGTTCCTGAAAGCGGGTTCGTTAAGAAGATGCGTTCAACTCTGGAACGCGTAA
- a CDS encoding ATP-dependent Clp protease ATP-binding subunit gives MADFTNDSEKVLAKAQELMDKKSHSYLGVVHLAHGLLEAPDARLKNLYRAKKANIKEMQAKLAPFLDSVPKLMDVNPDAGRPDEDLSRVLRAAIQAGRKTSQAASPSDMLVSLMRFAQERRVAKIFEDALGSAEVVETWLSDPMSAAAVAEEESPLKLYGRELVSLAEEGKLDPVIGREEEIRRVILILSRKTKNNPVLVGEPGVGKTAIVEGLAMRIFKGDVPDALKGKKLFSLDLSALMAGAKYRGDFEERLKNVLTALEEDGNTLLFIDELHTIVGAGKTEGSMDLGNMLKPKLARGELHCIGATTTQEYRRYIEKDAALERRFQPVTVFEPTEDEAISILRGVKESFESHHGVRIHDNALVAAVKLSSRYIADRFLPDKAIDLIDEAASMVKTQLDTVPEDLDNLQRKELQLKIEEKALAKESDDKSKKRLAELQDELKTTSAAVSMMQAKWQEKRAKFNELKDAKERLHKAHEEMEQAEARYDLNRAAELKYNTILKLEKDVADLEAKAQKAAREGELTEEVNEETISQVVSRWTGIPVTRLRESERAKLLHLDERLHERVVGQDVAVSSVAEAILRNRSGLSRENAPVGSFLFLGPTGVGKTELAKALAQELFDSENAIVRIDMSEYMEKHSVARLIGAPPGYVGYEEGGQLTEAVRTKPYSVVLLDEVEKAHPDVFNALLQVLDDGRLTDGKGRTVNFKNTLILMTSNLGSDLFMNNPEKDVSIDDVMPRLKGFFRPEFLNRLDEVLVFKSLSKDQILSITGLKFKDLAKRAAREGYIVNASDAALQAIADKSYNPEFGARPIQRFLEREVERKLSHAIIAGEVKPEVPCTIDFQNGEFIVK, from the coding sequence ATGGCTGATTTTACGAATGATTCGGAAAAGGTTCTTGCCAAAGCGCAGGAACTGATGGACAAGAAGTCCCATTCCTATCTGGGAGTGGTCCATCTTGCCCACGGGCTTCTCGAAGCTCCGGACGCCCGTTTGAAAAATCTGTACCGAGCCAAAAAGGCGAACATCAAGGAAATGCAGGCTAAGCTTGCACCGTTCCTCGATTCCGTTCCTAAACTGATGGATGTAAATCCGGACGCTGGACGCCCGGACGAAGATCTTTCCCGTGTGCTGAGGGCGGCTATCCAGGCCGGCCGTAAAACTTCGCAGGCGGCAAGTCCGAGCGATATGCTCGTTTCCTTGATGCGTTTTGCACAGGAACGCCGTGTAGCCAAAATTTTTGAAGACGCCCTTGGCAGTGCTGAAGTCGTGGAAACCTGGCTTTCCGATCCGATGAGCGCCGCTGCTGTCGCCGAAGAAGAATCCCCGTTAAAACTTTACGGTAGGGAATTGGTCTCTTTGGCTGAAGAAGGGAAATTGGATCCGGTGATCGGACGAGAAGAAGAAATCCGCCGAGTCATTTTGATCCTTTCGAGAAAGACGAAGAACAATCCAGTCCTCGTCGGGGAACCAGGCGTCGGTAAGACCGCGATTGTCGAAGGGCTTGCCATGCGAATCTTCAAGGGGGACGTTCCCGACGCGTTGAAGGGAAAGAAGCTCTTTTCTCTCGATTTGTCCGCGCTGATGGCAGGTGCAAAGTACCGTGGCGACTTTGAAGAACGTTTGAAAAATGTACTGACCGCTCTTGAAGAAGACGGCAATACGCTGCTCTTTATCGATGAACTGCACACGATTGTCGGTGCTGGTAAGACCGAAGGCAGCATGGACCTCGGCAATATGCTGAAGCCAAAGCTCGCCCGTGGAGAACTGCACTGCATCGGAGCAACGACCACGCAGGAATACCGCCGTTACATTGAAAAGGATGCGGCTCTTGAACGCCGTTTCCAGCCGGTCACCGTTTTTGAACCGACCGAAGACGAAGCGATTTCCATTTTGCGCGGCGTTAAAGAAAGCTTTGAAAGCCATCACGGCGTGCGCATTCACGACAACGCTCTCGTGGCGGCAGTAAAGCTTTCGAGCCGCTACATTGCAGACCGTTTCCTTCCCGATAAGGCGATTGACCTAATCGATGAAGCGGCGAGCATGGTCAAGACCCAGCTCGATACCGTACCCGAAGACTTGGACAATCTGCAACGCAAGGAATTGCAGCTGAAGATTGAAGAAAAGGCTTTGGCCAAGGAATCGGACGACAAGAGCAAAAAGCGTTTAGCGGAACTGCAAGACGAACTCAAAACGACTTCGGCTGCCGTTTCGATGATGCAGGCGAAGTGGCAAGAAAAACGTGCCAAGTTCAACGAACTGAAGGATGCAAAGGAACGCCTGCACAAGGCGCATGAAGAAATGGAACAGGCGGAAGCCCGCTACGACTTGAACCGAGCCGCGGAACTCAAGTACAACACCATTCTGAAGCTCGAAAAAGATGTGGCAGACCTCGAAGCCAAGGCGCAGAAAGCGGCCCGCGAAGGCGAACTGACCGAAGAAGTCAATGAAGAGACGATTTCTCAAGTGGTCAGCCGTTGGACAGGCATTCCGGTCACACGTCTCCGCGAATCGGAACGTGCAAAGCTTTTGCACTTGGACGAACGTTTGCACGAACGCGTCGTCGGTCAGGACGTTGCCGTATCTTCTGTTGCGGAAGCCATTCTGAGAAACCGCAGCGGACTTTCGAGAGAAAATGCTCCGGTGGGAAGCTTCCTCTTCCTCGGCCCGACCGGTGTCGGCAAAACGGAACTCGCCAAGGCTTTGGCTCAGGAACTTTTCGACAGCGAAAACGCGATTGTTCGAATCGACATGAGCGAATACATGGAGAAGCATTCCGTTGCCCGTTTGATCGGTGCCCCTCCGGGATATGTCGGTTATGAAGAAGGCGGTCAGCTGACGGAAGCGGTCCGTACCAAGCCGTATTCCGTGGTGCTTCTGGATGAAGTCGAAAAGGCGCACCCGGATGTATTCAACGCCTTGCTCCAGGTTCTGGACGACGGACGTTTGACCGATGGCAAGGGCAGAACGGTGAACTTCAAGAACACTCTGATTTTAATGACTTCGAACCTCGGCTCGGATCTGTTCATGAATAATCCGGAAAAGGATGTTTCGATTGACGACGTGATGCCTCGATTGAAGGGATTCTTTAGACCGGAATTCTTGAACCGTTTGGACGAAGTTCTTGTGTTCAAGAGCCTTTCGAAGGACCAGATTCTTTCGATCACGGGGCTTAAGTTCAAGGATCTCGCTAAGCGTGCGGCTCGTGAAGGTTACATCGTGAACGCTTCGGATGCGGCATTGCAGGCGATCGCAGACAAGTCGTATAATCCGGAATTCGGTGCCCGTCCGATTCAGCGATTCCTCGAACGCGAAGTGGAGCGCAAGCTTTCGCATGCGATTATCGCTGGTGAAGTTAAGCCCGAAGTGCCTTGCACGATTGACTTCCAAAATGGTGAATTTATCGTCAAATAA
- a CDS encoding class II fructose-bisphosphate aldolase encodes MAVSYKELGLVNTKEMFAKAVKGGYAIPAFNFNTMEQMQAIVQAAVETKSPVIMQVSKGARNYANGTILRYMAQGAVEYAKELGCANPQIVLHLDHGDSFELCKDCIDNGFSSVMIDGSALPYEENIALSKKVVEYAHAHDVTVEAELGVLAGVEDEVASEVSHYTKPEEVIDFSTRTGCDSLAISIGTSHGAYKFKPEQCTRNAQGKLVPPPLAFDVLHEIEKKLPGFPIVLHGSSSVPQDEVDTINAHGGRLPDAVGIPEEQLREASRSAVCKINIDSDSRLAMTAAIRKYFDEHPEHFDPRQYLKPARENMKKMYIHKIVNVLGSDNKL; translated from the coding sequence ATGGCAGTTTCTTACAAGGAACTCGGCTTGGTCAACACCAAGGAAATGTTTGCTAAGGCCGTCAAGGGTGGCTACGCTATCCCGGCTTTCAACTTCAACACCATGGAACAGATGCAGGCCATCGTGCAAGCCGCCGTTGAAACCAAGTCTCCGGTGATCATGCAGGTCTCTAAGGGTGCTCGTAACTACGCTAACGGCACCATCCTCCGCTACATGGCTCAGGGTGCTGTTGAATATGCCAAGGAACTCGGCTGCGCCAATCCGCAGATCGTGCTCCACCTCGACCACGGCGACTCTTTCGAACTCTGCAAGGACTGCATCGACAACGGTTTCTCTTCCGTGATGATCGACGGTTCTGCTCTTCCGTACGAAGAAAACATCGCCCTCTCCAAGAAGGTTGTTGAATACGCTCACGCACACGACGTGACCGTCGAAGCTGAACTCGGCGTGCTCGCCGGTGTGGAAGACGAAGTGGCTTCTGAAGTTTCTCACTACACAAAGCCGGAAGAAGTGATCGACTTCTCTACCCGTACCGGTTGCGACTCCCTCGCTATCTCCATCGGTACTTCTCACGGTGCTTACAAGTTCAAGCCGGAACAGTGCACTCGCAATGCTCAGGGCAAGCTCGTTCCGCCTCCTCTCGCATTCGACGTTCTCCACGAAATCGAAAAGAAGCTCCCGGGCTTCCCGATCGTTCTCCACGGTTCTTCTTCTGTCCCGCAGGACGAAGTCGACACCATCAACGCCCACGGCGGCCGTCTCCCGGACGCAGTTGGTATTCCTGAAGAACAGCTCCGCGAAGCTTCCCGCTCCGCTGTCTGCAAGATCAACATCGACTCTGACAGCCGTCTCGCTATGACTGCCGCAATCCGTAAGTATTTCGACGAACATCCGGAACACTTCGACCCGCGTCAGTACCTGAAGCCGGCTCGTGAAAACATGAAGAAGATGTACATCCACAAGATCGTGAATGTGCTCGGCTCCGACAACAAGCTTTAA
- a CDS encoding zinc-ribbon domain-containing protein — MDDVKKICPHCGAELKDDATFCPHCGSDKDTGWKEGAESADLELPDYDEIVENEFGQKKKNFSRIASAIIGGILAVVLLIVFTGIV; from the coding sequence ATGGATGATGTGAAAAAAATTTGCCCCCATTGTGGCGCCGAGCTGAAAGACGATGCCACATTCTGCCCCCATTGCGGGAGCGACAAGGATACCGGCTGGAAGGAAGGCGCGGAGTCCGCGGACCTGGAACTTCCCGATTACGATGAAATCGTCGAGAATGAATTTGGCCAAAAGAAAAAAAATTTTTCTCGGATTGCGTCGGCAATTATCGGCGGAATTTTAGCCGTCGTTTTGTTAATCGTGTTTACCGGGATCGTCTAA